GTGGATATAGAAAATAGGGCCAAACAAAAGGTTCAACAGTGACACACTGACGACACCAAGCCACATATGGAATCCGAAAAAGAGGTAAATCTTCGAGTCATATCTGTTTTTTGCAGTTGTATTACGAATTGACCTAacttttgaaattgatttacTTGTAGCGTCAAATGGAAATGCGCAGGATACTGGCAGTTCAATGGAAATTCTGGTGCCATGTGCCAACGGTATGTGCCTTACCCCAAATATTCTAATTGAGGTGAGTTAGAACTCCTCCAAAGGCATATAACACAAACTGGAAATGCAAACCCATAAACTGAGTATTTATTCCTCTATCCCTGTCCCAATAGTATTTACCCTATTTGGTTTGTTCATTTCCATTTTCTCGTAAATAAACTGTGTATGTAAGTTAAGATActatttatttttagtaaataaTGCCTACGACAATCTAAGATGCTGATAATTTGGTTATaagaaatttcttgttttcaacTTTCCCTCTTACAGGGAGGCGAACTTATTTAGGTTAGATACTACGGTTTCGTGCTTCATGTATGTCGATCGATGACTTTGTTGCAGAATTTCAATGATGGTAGATGGTAGGAATTAAATGCTACGGAGAAATAAAGTTCGTTCTGGAGCAGGAGCAATCAAATACATTTCCAGTGCAGATGGTGCACCGTTTACGTCCAAGTTGTATACAACTATGAACATCACCTTTTGATTGTTTTTGcatagttttttcttttgttgtatgAGACTTGTTATTCTAAATGTTTGAATCATTTTTGTGAAAAACTTGATTTCATGAATGAGAAAATACTGTGTGAATGAATGTTCATAAGGGTAAAGGGAAAGGAATCCTGCTAAAGAAACCAAGAAAGGTTTTACCAATTTTTTCAAACTTTAGCAACACTTTTTTGGCGTTACTATTGGGTCACTGCTACCGTTTGAATTTTTCTCTAAGGACAGTTAGAAAAGTATTTGGTATGGATTCTAAAACCGTCCCTACAGCGTGAATCCGTCCCTAGAAGTATTGGTGAGGTTTCAATTGCTAGCAACCAAGCGGCAATTCCTCCAGGAACAAGTACTGAAATTCCAATTCCTGACAACCAAACAACAAATTCTCCGACGGGAATCGATAGTATCATCAGTAGATTGCAGCGTGATCCAGGATTACGTCCTCAAATATGGGAGTACAATGTTAATCACCGAGATGAGATTAG
The DNA window shown above is from Papaver somniferum cultivar HN1 unplaced genomic scaffold, ASM357369v1 unplaced-scaffold_3077, whole genome shotgun sequence and carries:
- the LOC113341703 gene encoding uncharacterized protein LOC113341703, with protein sequence MNVHKGKGKGILLKKPRKLEKYLVWILKPSLQRESVPRSIGEVSIASNQAAIPPGTSTEIPIPDNQTTNSPTGIDSIISRLQRDPGLRPQIWEYNVNHRDEIRRAYIAFGPYRPKISTYPLSGDLEYSPHKDAAFFLPCYLFTKPSNNAGKNVFT